The Nitrospirota bacterium genome includes the window ACTCCTCGCCCATCGGATTGGACTTGGAGGAATGCTGGTGGAGGATATCGAGCTTCAACTGGTTGGGCCACCAGTCTCGATTCGTCGTGCCGCCGCCGGCGGTGTGATGGAACGGGCACTTTGCTTCGGTTGACATGTGTTCTCTCCTTTACGCTACGTTGGGTTTGTACGGCTGACGACCACGCTCATCGTGTGCCTACTATGGCGGAATCCTCATGAAAGGTCCAAGACATCGTTTCAATAAATGTGATAGTCTATGGCTATGAACTTGGAGTCCCATCCCTATACCTTGCGGCAACTCCAATACGCGGTGGCCGTGGCGGATACGCTGAGTTTCCGCAAAGCCGCGGAGCTCTGTCATGTTTCTCAGCCGTCGCTGAGCGCGCAACTCGCTCAACTCGAATCCGCCCTGGGCGTTCGCCTGTTCGAGCGCAATCGCAAACGCGTGTTGCCAACTGAAGCGGGGAGAGAACTGGTCAGGCGCGCCCGGCAGATCCTGATTGAATCGGACGACCTCGTCGTGGCGGCCAAGCAACTGGGCGATCCCCTGACCGGCACCCTGCGCATGGGCGTGATCCCGACCATCTCGCCGTACCTGCTGCCGCGCATCACACCCGTGCTGCGGGAGCGTTATCCGAAGCTGACGATCAACTGGGTGGAAGACAAGACCGATGTGCTGTTACGCAGTCTGGATTCGGGGAAACTGGATGCGGTGCTCCTCGCGCTGGAAGCCGACATTGGCGATGTGGAGCGGGAAATCGTGGCCCGCGATCCCTTTGTGCTGGCCACGCCTCCCGGTCACCCACTCGGCGCCACGGCTTCACCGGCCGAACCAGGAGACCTGCAAGGGACGAGTGTCCTGCTTCTGGACGATGGGCATTGCTTTCGCGATCAGGCGCTTGCGGTCTGTTCGAGCGCCAAAGCCCGCGAACTCGAATTCCGCGCAACCAGCCTGTCCACGCTGGCCCAAATGGTGGCGGGTGGTGGGGGCGTGACGCTCTTGCCCGCTCTCGCGGTGCCGACGGAGGCCGGACGAGCCGGGCTGACCGTGCGCCCGTTCGCCGAGCCCGCGCCGAGTCGAACCATTGCGCTGGCGTGGAGACGGACTTCTCCCCTCGGGGAGGCGCTCAAACGGCTTGCCGCAACGATTCGGGAGGCGTACCCGACCATTGAGAAACACGCGGCGAGGCAGCCGGCTCATCGTAAGCCGGCAGGGGGCCGCTGGAAACGTAGCTGAACTAGCAGGGTGCTGAAAAAGTCCTATGATTGAGAGTCCCACCCTGGTATACTGGCGCCGTCCCTTCGGAGGAGCGCCCATGCGTGGCAGCCAGGAGCCCCAGAGCGGGTTGTTCAGTTACGTGGCCC containing:
- a CDS encoding LysR substrate-binding domain-containing protein; protein product: MAMNLESHPYTLRQLQYAVAVADTLSFRKAAELCHVSQPSLSAQLAQLESALGVRLFERNRKRVLPTEAGRELVRRARQILIESDDLVVAAKQLGDPLTGTLRMGVIPTISPYLLPRITPVLRERYPKLTINWVEDKTDVLLRSLDSGKLDAVLLALEADIGDVEREIVARDPFVLATPPGHPLGATASPAEPGDLQGTSVLLLDDGHCFRDQALAVCSSAKARELEFRATSLSTLAQMVAGGGGVTLLPALAVPTEAGRAGLTVRPFAEPAPSRTIALAWRRTSPLGEALKRLAATIREAYPTIEKHAARQPAHRKPAGGRWKRS